In Ensifer adhaerens, a genomic segment contains:
- a CDS encoding Crotonobetainyl-CoA:carnitine CoA-transferase CaiB, producing MKTVSSSPLAGLKVIELARILAGPWIGQTLADLGADVIKVESPEGDDTRGWGPPFIEVDGEKSAAYFHACNRGKRSVTADFGKAEDRDFVLNLLQDADVLIENFKVGGLKKFGLDYESLKDLNPRLIYCSVTGFGQTGPYAARAGYDFMIQGMSGFMDLTGEPDGPPEKIGVALADIITGLYGTIAIQAALAQRQVTGRGQYIDMALFDTMSGVLANQAMNFLASGVSPRRLGNAHPNIVPYQTFAVSDGHIIIACGNDRQFAAICDILGLEDLKSDERYATNRARVENRVEVTRLIEAKTRTYERDALLALLEQRSVPAGPINTVADVFADPQFQHRGMRIAPQGVPGIRSPLVFSEAQLELSRRAPKKGEHDAEVREALAARQASAQKD from the coding sequence ATGAAAACGGTCTCGTCCTCGCCGCTTGCCGGCCTCAAGGTCATCGAGCTTGCGCGCATTCTGGCCGGTCCCTGGATCGGTCAGACGCTGGCGGATCTTGGCGCCGACGTCATCAAGGTGGAAAGCCCGGAGGGCGACGATACGCGCGGGTGGGGACCGCCTTTCATCGAGGTCGATGGTGAGAAATCCGCTGCATATTTCCATGCCTGCAATCGCGGCAAGCGCTCGGTCACGGCTGATTTCGGCAAGGCGGAAGATCGCGATTTCGTGCTGAACCTGCTGCAGGATGCCGATGTCCTCATCGAGAACTTCAAGGTCGGTGGTCTTAAGAAGTTCGGTCTGGATTATGAAAGCCTCAAGGATCTCAATCCGCGCCTGATCTATTGCTCGGTCACCGGCTTCGGCCAAACCGGACCCTACGCAGCGCGCGCCGGCTATGATTTCATGATCCAGGGCATGAGCGGCTTCATGGATCTGACAGGTGAGCCGGACGGCCCGCCTGAAAAGATCGGGGTTGCGCTCGCAGACATTATCACAGGTCTCTATGGCACGATCGCCATTCAGGCGGCGCTGGCGCAGCGTCAGGTCACCGGTCGGGGACAGTATATCGACATGGCGCTTTTCGACACGATGAGTGGGGTGCTGGCCAATCAGGCGATGAACTTCCTGGCGTCCGGCGTTTCACCGCGCCGGCTGGGAAATGCCCATCCCAATATCGTGCCTTATCAGACCTTCGCTGTGAGTGATGGTCACATCATTATCGCCTGCGGCAATGATCGGCAGTTCGCGGCGATCTGCGATATTCTCGGACTTGAAGATCTCAAGAGCGACGAGCGTTACGCCACGAACCGCGCGCGCGTTGAAAACCGCGTTGAGGTCACCCGCCTGATCGAGGCGAAGACGCGCACCTACGAACGCGATGCGTTGCTCGCACTGCTGGAGCAAAGATCGGTTCCGGCTGGCCCGATCAACACGGTGGCGGATGTCTTTGCCGATCCTCAGTTCCAGCATCGCGGGATGCGGATCGCACCTCAAGGGGTTCCCGGAATTCGTTCGCCCTTGGTATTCTCCGAAGCTCAATTAGAGCTATCGCGCCGAGCACCCAAGAAAGGCGAGCATGATGCGGAGGTGAGGGAGGCTCTTGCTGCGCGCCAGGCTTCAGCCCAGAAGGACTAA
- a CDS encoding putative multiple sugar transport system permease protein, with product MAQATETSRDKIDILHFVKANIRDYALLISLLIIMAYFQYSTNGTLFMPVNMTNIILQNSYIVIMALGMLLIIVAGHIDLSVGSVSGFIGAMAAVLMVQMKIDIAVSVIVCLALGAFIGAAQGFFIAYYRIPAFIVTLAGMLIFKGLALTVLGGASVGPFPKDFQLLSSGYVPDFMAFQLFGQPFNLLAMIIGFVVTALIIRANFKERSNQLKHSMAEEPATIFYGRNILIAIGFLGFSYLMARYRGLPNVLVVMFALIALFTFITTRTTFGRRIYALGGNEKAAKLSGINTERLVLLTFTIMGALAGLAGLIFAARLNVATPKAGLGFELDVIAACFIGGAATTGGVGKVVGAVIGAFLMGVMNNGMSIMGIGIDLQQVIKGVVLMLAVFLDVYYKQKAG from the coding sequence ATGGCCCAGGCGACGGAAACATCGCGGGATAAGATCGATATTCTGCACTTCGTGAAGGCGAACATACGCGATTACGCGTTGTTGATCTCCCTTCTCATCATCATGGCCTATTTCCAGTATTCGACAAACGGCACGTTGTTCATGCCGGTCAATATGACGAACATCATCCTGCAGAACAGCTACATCGTCATCATGGCGCTGGGTATGCTGCTGATCATCGTCGCGGGGCACATCGACTTGTCCGTCGGCTCGGTCTCCGGCTTCATCGGGGCTATGGCGGCAGTGCTGATGGTCCAGATGAAGATAGACATAGCCGTTTCGGTGATTGTCTGTCTCGCGCTGGGCGCTTTCATTGGCGCGGCACAGGGCTTCTTCATTGCCTATTACCGCATTCCGGCTTTCATCGTGACACTTGCGGGCATGCTGATCTTCAAGGGGCTGGCGCTGACCGTACTCGGCGGTGCTTCCGTTGGTCCTTTCCCGAAGGACTTCCAGCTTTTGTCGTCGGGCTATGTCCCTGATTTCATGGCGTTCCAGCTCTTTGGTCAGCCCTTCAACCTGCTCGCCATGATCATTGGTTTTGTCGTGACTGCCTTGATTATTCGCGCGAACTTCAAGGAGCGCAGCAACCAGCTTAAGCATTCCATGGCCGAGGAGCCCGCCACGATCTTCTATGGCCGCAACATCCTGATTGCGATCGGCTTCCTGGGCTTCTCCTATCTGATGGCACGCTACCGCGGCTTGCCGAACGTGTTGGTCGTGATGTTTGCGCTCATCGCGCTCTTCACCTTCATCACCACGCGCACGACCTTCGGTCGTCGCATCTACGCCCTGGGTGGCAACGAGAAGGCGGCCAAGCTTTCCGGGATCAATACCGAGCGCCTGGTCCTTCTGACCTTCACCATCATGGGCGCTCTTGCCGGTCTCGCAGGTCTCATCTTTGCGGCCCGACTGAACGTTGCAACCCCGAAGGCCGGTCTCGGCTTCGAACTCGACGTGATTGCGGCCTGCTTCATCGGCGGCGCGGCCACGACAGGCGGCGTCGGCAAGGTTGTCGGCGCAGTCATCGGCGCCTTCCTGATGGGCGTCATGAACAACGGCATGTCGATCATGGGTATCGGTATCGACCTGCAGCAGGTCATCAAGGGCGTCGTGCTGATGCTCGCGGTGTTCCTGGACGTTTACTACAAGCAGAAGGCGGGCTGA
- a CDS encoding DNA-binding transcriptional regulator, LysR family translates to MQVLQNRLQLKDFRLIRAIYETGQLAIAAERMSLTQPAASRMLASIERLVGMTLFVRHPKGMTATPAGEILARNAAGLLNGLEQTLQEVTAVTSGKSGSVRVGSVTGGAVAFVVPAIQKLKANAGAADIYVDVAPSDVLIQGLIDGEYDFVLSRLPPGTDSRQFNILTGRVEIIRFLVREGHPLASEKKLRLGHLSNYEWLMQAPRTPLRHAIEEAFLSQGLPSPQETVNTTSLLVMISYLTTSDAIAPITQEVVELLGPKVFGGRVAALDVADSVVVTPYHLISRKHQMMSPLATRLRELVFAGLASGRHRE, encoded by the coding sequence GTGCAAGTTCTCCAGAACCGACTCCAGCTTAAAGACTTCCGACTCATCCGCGCAATCTATGAAACGGGGCAATTGGCTATTGCCGCCGAGCGCATGTCGCTCACGCAGCCCGCGGCTTCGCGCATGCTGGCCAGCATCGAGAGGCTTGTCGGCATGACCCTTTTCGTGCGCCACCCCAAGGGCATGACGGCGACGCCAGCGGGCGAAATTCTCGCTCGCAATGCGGCGGGCCTTCTGAACGGGCTGGAACAGACCTTGCAGGAGGTCACGGCGGTGACGTCTGGCAAGTCGGGTAGCGTGCGGGTCGGCTCGGTAACAGGGGGCGCGGTGGCCTTTGTCGTGCCAGCCATCCAGAAGCTGAAAGCCAATGCCGGGGCGGCCGACATCTATGTAGATGTCGCGCCGAGCGATGTGCTGATACAGGGACTGATCGACGGAGAATATGACTTCGTTCTGTCGCGCCTGCCGCCGGGGACCGACTCCCGCCAGTTCAACATCCTGACCGGCCGCGTTGAAATCATTCGTTTTCTTGTGCGCGAAGGCCATCCGCTGGCAAGCGAGAAGAAGCTGAGGCTCGGCCATCTCTCCAACTACGAGTGGCTGATGCAGGCGCCGCGGACCCCATTGCGGCACGCGATCGAGGAAGCGTTTCTCAGCCAGGGTCTGCCCTCCCCGCAGGAGACGGTCAACACGACCTCGCTTCTCGTCATGATTTCCTATCTGACGACATCGGACGCGATTGCACCGATCACGCAGGAGGTCGTGGAACTCCTGGGGCCAAAGGTCTTTGGCGGGCGTGTCGCAGCGCTCGACGTCGCCGATTCCGTCGTCGTGACGCCCTATCACCTGATTTCACGCAAGCACCAGATGATGAGTCCCCTGGCCACCCGACTGCGCGAACTTGTCTTCGCAGGACTGGCGAGCGGGCGACACCGCGAGTAG
- a CDS encoding diguanylate cyclase (GGDEF) domain-containing protein has product MDVNIGECGSIEVQKAQLQSTLSNVSVTLAANSFIASSAALMIFDEHDGGMIFVWLAVIFALNILRLVYGLRQLRNAPSNPNPAAALRNLTVLAFVAGLSWMPLPAYFLDSTQSRTAAYIVFIMAGIATGAIIQSLAYWRISIAFGAPILLATIVQLLRQWQAVDLVVATNVLLLMGMLFRIAVISERNFKRNFTTTLQATELASSLQKANKEVHKANETLKHLATTDPLTGLSNRSVFNKTLAGLAHSQHHEPFALALVDVDRFKSINDSLGHAVGDQILCSLALFMLDDAGEGITPIRLGGDEFAIIASGPDCAIRLMRYAEKLQRDMKSVSNQIGDANWPAVTLSIGICTADGTHVSASELFAETDRALYAAKAAGRNCIRISQRSSKTLPKSA; this is encoded by the coding sequence GTGGACGTGAACATCGGCGAATGCGGCTCAATCGAGGTTCAAAAGGCTCAACTGCAGAGCACTCTTTCGAATGTCTCCGTAACGCTGGCCGCAAATAGCTTCATTGCCAGTTCTGCCGCCCTCATGATCTTCGACGAACACGACGGCGGCATGATCTTTGTCTGGCTTGCAGTCATCTTCGCGCTGAACATTCTGCGCCTTGTCTATGGCCTGCGACAACTTCGGAACGCCCCGTCAAATCCCAATCCCGCCGCTGCGTTGCGCAACCTGACGGTCCTTGCCTTCGTCGCGGGCCTTTCATGGATGCCCCTGCCTGCCTATTTTCTCGACTCCACCCAGAGCCGGACTGCAGCCTATATCGTCTTCATCATGGCTGGAATCGCCACTGGGGCCATCATCCAGAGCCTCGCGTACTGGCGAATTTCGATCGCCTTCGGTGCGCCCATCCTGTTGGCAACCATCGTGCAATTGCTTCGACAGTGGCAGGCCGTCGATCTTGTGGTTGCGACGAACGTCCTGCTTCTGATGGGCATGCTGTTTCGCATAGCGGTCATCAGCGAAAGGAATTTCAAGAGGAACTTCACGACGACCCTGCAGGCCACGGAACTCGCGAGCTCGCTGCAAAAAGCCAATAAGGAGGTTCACAAGGCGAACGAGACGCTGAAGCACCTCGCCACGACGGACCCGCTGACCGGGCTTTCCAATCGCTCTGTCTTCAACAAGACACTCGCCGGGCTTGCACATAGTCAACATCACGAACCCTTTGCTCTTGCTCTCGTCGATGTCGACCGTTTCAAGTCAATCAATGACAGCCTGGGCCACGCCGTGGGAGACCAGATCCTCTGCTCGCTGGCGCTCTTCATGCTGGACGATGCAGGCGAAGGGATCACGCCCATCAGGCTCGGTGGCGATGAATTTGCCATCATCGCCTCGGGTCCCGATTGCGCGATACGGCTCATGCGCTACGCCGAAAAGCTCCAAAGGGACATGAAGAGCGTGAGCAACCAGATTGGCGATGCCAACTGGCCGGCGGTCACGCTCTCGATCGGGATCTGCACCGCAGACGGCACCCACGTGTCCGCATCGGAACTTTTTGCCGAGACCGATCGGGCGCTCTATGCCGCGAAGGCCGCTGGCAGGAATTGCATTCGTATCTCGCAGCGGTCGTCGAAGACGCTGCCGAAGTCGGCCTGA
- a CDS encoding multiple monosaccharide-binding protein, which produces MRKLISALASMVIGAGLMTAPAIAADKGLVGIAMPTKSSTRWISDGESMVKSLQALGYTTDLQFAEDDIPNQLAQIENMVTKGAKVLVIGSIDGTTLSDILAKAHQAGVKVFAYDRLIRETPNVDYYATFDNFKVGVLQAESLVKGLKERFPNVKPWNVELFGGSPDDNNAFFFYDGAMSVLKPMIDKGEIAIPSGQMGMDKVGTLRWDGAVAQARMDNLLSANYTSKKVNGVLSPYDGLSRGIISSLKGVGYDPAGKEFPIVTGQDAELASVKGMIAGEQYSTIFKDTRDLAATTAKMVDAVMQGKEPEVNDTKTYNNGVKVVPSMLLSPHVVYKDDIEKVLVGSGYYTKDQINK; this is translated from the coding sequence ATGAGAAAACTAATTTCCGCTCTGGCGTCGATGGTAATCGGCGCCGGTCTGATGACCGCTCCTGCCATCGCCGCCGATAAGGGCCTGGTAGGTATCGCCATGCCGACGAAGTCGTCCACGCGCTGGATCTCCGACGGCGAGAGCATGGTCAAGAGCCTGCAGGCCCTCGGCTACACTACAGACCTTCAGTTCGCTGAAGACGATATCCCGAACCAGCTTGCCCAGATCGAAAACATGGTCACCAAGGGCGCCAAGGTTCTCGTCATCGGTTCCATCGACGGCACCACGCTGTCGGACATCCTCGCCAAGGCCCACCAGGCCGGCGTGAAGGTGTTCGCCTATGACCGCCTGATCCGCGAAACGCCGAACGTCGACTACTACGCGACCTTCGACAACTTCAAGGTTGGCGTGCTCCAGGCTGAATCCCTCGTGAAGGGCCTGAAGGAACGCTTCCCGAACGTGAAGCCTTGGAACGTGGAACTCTTCGGCGGCTCGCCGGACGACAACAACGCCTTCTTCTTCTACGATGGCGCCATGAGCGTCCTGAAGCCGATGATCGACAAGGGCGAGATCGCCATTCCGTCGGGTCAGATGGGCATGGACAAGGTCGGTACGCTCCGTTGGGACGGTGCTGTTGCACAGGCTCGCATGGACAACCTGCTTTCGGCCAACTACACCTCGAAGAAGGTCAACGGCGTTCTGTCTCCCTATGACGGTCTGTCGCGCGGCATCATCTCCTCGCTCAAGGGCGTTGGTTATGATCCGGCTGGCAAGGAATTCCCGATCGTCACAGGTCAGGATGCCGAGCTTGCTTCCGTCAAGGGCATGATCGCTGGCGAACAGTATTCGACGATCTTCAAGGACACCCGCGACCTCGCTGCAACGACCGCCAAGATGGTTGATGCTGTGATGCAGGGCAAGGAACCGGAAGTCAACGACACCAAGACCTACAACAATGGCGTCAAGGTTGTTCCGTCCATGCTGCTGTCGCCCCATGTTGTCTACAAGGACGACATCGAGAAGGTTCTCGTCGGCTCCGGCTATTACACGAAGGACCAGATCAACAAGTAA
- a CDS encoding dihydroxy-acid dehydratase — protein sequence MTFKPAQWPRKLRSQEWFGGNGRDQIYHRGWMKNQGLPHHMFDGRPVIGILNTWSELTPCNAHLRDLAEKVKYGVYEAGGFPVEVPVFSASESAFRPTAMMFRNLAALAVEEAIRGQPMDGCVLLVGCDKTTPSLLMGAASCDLPTIMVSGGPMLNGYFRGERVGSGTHLWKFSEAVKAGEMTQAEFAQAEASMSRSPGSCNTMGTASTMASMMESLGMTLSGNAAIPAVDSRRRVMAHMTGMRIVQMVKDDLKPSDILKKENFENAIRTNGAIGGSTNAVIHLLAIAGRVGIDLTLDDWDRCGREVSTIVNLMPSGKYLMEEFFYAGGLPVVIKRLGEAGLLHKDALTVSGGPIWDEVKDVVNYNEDVILPADRPLTAHGGIAVLKGNLAPKGAVLKPSAASPHLMKHRGRAVVFEDIDDYKAKINDENLDIDENCVMVMKNCGPKGYPGMAEVGNMGLPPKVLRKGITDMVRISDARMSGTAYGTVVLHTSPEAAAGGPLAVVRTGDMIELDVEARRIHLDISDAELQARLAEWKPLPDQPESGYAWLHQTHVMGADTGADLDFLKGCRGAPVGKDSH from the coding sequence ATGACTTTCAAGCCTGCTCAATGGCCTAGAAAACTGCGTTCTCAAGAATGGTTCGGCGGCAACGGGCGAGACCAGATCTATCATCGCGGCTGGATGAAGAACCAGGGTCTCCCGCACCACATGTTCGACGGTCGGCCGGTCATCGGCATCCTGAACACGTGGTCGGAGCTGACTCCGTGCAACGCACATCTGCGCGATCTTGCGGAGAAGGTTAAGTACGGGGTCTACGAAGCCGGCGGTTTCCCGGTCGAAGTTCCGGTCTTCTCGGCGTCTGAAAGCGCGTTTCGCCCGACGGCCATGATGTTCCGCAACCTCGCCGCTCTCGCCGTTGAAGAAGCGATCCGTGGCCAACCGATGGACGGCTGCGTGCTGCTCGTCGGCTGCGACAAGACCACGCCGTCGCTGCTCATGGGTGCTGCATCCTGCGACCTGCCGACCATCATGGTTTCCGGCGGTCCGATGCTGAACGGTTATTTCCGCGGCGAGCGCGTCGGTTCCGGCACGCATCTGTGGAAGTTCTCCGAAGCCGTGAAGGCCGGCGAGATGACCCAGGCCGAGTTCGCCCAGGCTGAAGCCTCGATGTCGCGTTCGCCGGGTTCGTGCAACACGATGGGTACCGCGTCCACCATGGCCTCGATGATGGAATCGCTCGGCATGACGCTTTCGGGCAATGCCGCGATCCCGGCCGTCGACAGCCGCCGTCGCGTCATGGCGCACATGACCGGCATGCGCATCGTGCAGATGGTCAAGGACGACCTGAAGCCTTCCGACATTCTCAAGAAGGAAAACTTTGAAAACGCCATCCGCACCAATGGCGCGATCGGCGGTTCCACCAATGCCGTGATCCATCTTCTGGCGATTGCCGGCCGTGTCGGCATCGATCTGACGCTGGACGATTGGGATCGTTGCGGCCGCGAGGTCTCGACCATCGTCAACCTCATGCCGTCGGGCAAGTACCTGATGGAGGAGTTCTTCTATGCCGGCGGCCTGCCGGTCGTCATCAAGCGTCTGGGAGAGGCTGGTCTTCTCCACAAGGATGCGCTGACGGTCTCTGGCGGCCCGATCTGGGACGAAGTGAAGGACGTCGTCAACTACAATGAAGACGTGATCCTGCCAGCTGACAGGCCGTTGACCGCCCATGGCGGTATTGCGGTTCTGAAGGGCAACCTTGCGCCGAAGGGTGCGGTGCTGAAGCCGTCTGCCGCGTCTCCGCACCTGATGAAGCATCGCGGCCGCGCCGTGGTCTTCGAAGACATCGACGACTACAAGGCCAAGATCAACGACGAGAACCTCGACATCGACGAGAACTGCGTCATGGTCATGAAAAACTGTGGTCCCAAGGGTTATCCGGGCATGGCCGAAGTCGGCAATATGGGCCTGCCGCCCAAGGTGCTCCGCAAGGGCATCACCGATATGGTTCGCATCTCTGATGCACGCATGTCCGGCACGGCCTATGGGACCGTCGTCCTGCACACCTCTCCGGAAGCCGCCGCTGGCGGCCCGCTCGCAGTCGTGCGCACAGGCGATATGATCGAGCTCGACGTCGAAGCACGCCGCATTCATCTCGACATTTCGGATGCCGAGCTGCAGGCGCGCCTCGCCGAATGGAAGCCGCTCCCCGATCAGCCTGAGTCAGGCTATGCCTGGCTGCATCAGACCCATGTCATGGGCGCTGATACCGGCGCCGACCTCGATTTCCTCAAGGGCTGCCGCGGCGCGCCGGTCGGAAAGGATTCGCACTGA
- a CDS encoding putative multiple sugar transport system ATP-binding protein, producing MQPILEMRDITKTFPGVKALTNVNLSVMPAEIHAVVGENGAGKSTLMKVLSGVYPDGTFTGKILFEGREQKFSAISDSEDIGIIIIHQELALVPLLSIAENLFLGHETAKMGVINWYEAFARTKELLAKVGLNESPDTLITNIGTGKQQLVEIAKALNKKVKLLILDEPTSSLNEKDSDALLELLVGFKKQGISSILITHKLNEVTKVADRITVIRDGSTIDTMDCSDGTVDEDRIIRAMVGRELSDRYPPRHATIGQPVLEVKDWSVYHPHHAERQTIKGVNLHVNAGEVVGIAGLMGAGRTEFAMSLFGRSWGQKITGSVKLHGKEVDVSTIPRAVDAGLAYVTEDRKTYGLVLIDHIKHNITLANLEDVSKKGVVDEIRELQVANGYRRDLAIRSSSVFQKTGNLSGGNQQKVVLSKWLFSGPDVLILDEPTRGIDVGAKYEIYGIINKLAEAGKAVIVISSEMPELLGMSDRIYVMNEGRFVAEMPAAEASQEAIMRAIMRS from the coding sequence ATGCAGCCAATTCTCGAAATGCGAGACATCACCAAGACGTTCCCGGGCGTGAAAGCGCTGACGAACGTGAACCTCTCCGTGATGCCTGCAGAAATTCACGCCGTCGTCGGCGAAAACGGCGCTGGCAAGTCCACGCTGATGAAGGTTCTGTCCGGGGTCTATCCAGACGGCACATTCACCGGCAAGATCTTGTTCGAGGGCAGGGAACAGAAGTTTTCTGCCATCAGCGACAGCGAAGACATCGGCATTATCATCATTCACCAGGAACTGGCTCTCGTGCCACTTCTGTCGATCGCGGAAAACCTCTTCCTCGGACACGAAACCGCGAAGATGGGCGTGATCAACTGGTACGAGGCCTTTGCCCGCACCAAGGAACTTCTGGCGAAGGTGGGTCTCAACGAGAGCCCCGACACGCTCATCACCAATATCGGCACCGGCAAGCAGCAGCTCGTCGAGATCGCCAAGGCGCTGAACAAGAAGGTGAAGCTTCTGATCCTCGACGAACCGACGTCGAGCCTGAACGAAAAGGATTCCGATGCTCTCCTCGAACTTCTCGTGGGGTTCAAGAAGCAGGGCATCTCGTCGATCCTGATCACGCACAAGCTGAACGAAGTGACGAAGGTCGCCGACCGCATCACGGTCATCCGTGACGGCTCCACGATCGACACGATGGACTGTTCGGACGGCACGGTCGACGAAGACCGCATCATCCGCGCCATGGTGGGCCGCGAACTGTCCGACCGCTATCCGCCGCGCCACGCGACGATTGGCCAGCCTGTTCTCGAGGTTAAGGACTGGTCGGTCTATCACCCGCATCACGCCGAGCGCCAGACGATCAAGGGCGTGAACCTGCATGTGAACGCCGGCGAGGTTGTCGGCATCGCCGGTCTCATGGGGGCAGGGCGCACCGAGTTCGCGATGTCGCTCTTCGGCCGCTCCTGGGGGCAGAAGATCACGGGATCGGTCAAGCTCCATGGCAAGGAGGTCGATGTTTCGACCATTCCGCGCGCCGTAGATGCCGGCCTTGCCTATGTCACGGAAGACCGAAAGACATATGGCCTCGTGCTGATAGACCATATCAAGCACAACATCACGCTTGCCAATCTCGAGGACGTCTCCAAGAAGGGCGTCGTTGATGAAATCCGCGAATTGCAGGTCGCCAACGGCTATCGCCGTGACCTTGCAATCCGCTCTTCGAGTGTTTTCCAGAAAACCGGAAACCTGTCGGGCGGTAACCAGCAGAAGGTTGTCCTGTCCAAGTGGCTGTTTTCCGGCCCGGATGTGCTCATTCTGGACGAACCGACGCGCGGCATCGATGTCGGCGCGAAATATGAAATTTACGGCATCATCAACAAGCTGGCGGAAGCCGGCAAGGCCGTCATCGTCATCTCCTCCGAAATGCCCGAGCTGCTCGGCATGTCGGACAGGATCTATGTCATGAACGAAGGTCGTTTTGTTGCTGAAATGCCCGCCGCCGAGGCCTCGCAGGAGGCCATCATGCGCGCGATTATGAGATCATAG
- a CDS encoding adenine deaminase: MDNSHTDDLFVTGEGEVRVRQRLALVALGKRAADRRLRVGRLLDVHGREWLDDQEIIISGRRIAYVGPAGTWPGEAAEDVHEPHLSAVPGFGEVHKHIESSHLTPEYEAAMVLPRGNTWTCEASHEFSNVDGPHNLEFWMTARHHGSPLKIFPLPGSAVPPTAYETGGGYFGHAEQQDFLRQSLMVAGLDEVMDWPSVWNPENPSYERLWGMIRATFENRGVVEGHAAGMRALPEINAFAAAGMASDHEAWTPEEVLDKLRRGLFVEIRPHSLPDIIKALLARGQSDWSQFAFCTDDRSCSDTLKLGATDYNVRLAIESGLPPEIAIQCVTINPARHMRLTPWVGSIAPGRFADIVLLDDVQTLSIAKVWADGKQVSEGKTYLPDVPEIDWPDWARQTVNIGRPVTAQDFAIAAEPGRATMKAALLRPFHWHDDFITMELPVEKNEVQRDASRNVTKFAVVDRYSGETNVGRMFWLGTGPSTPDCALACSMGHDKHNIWVVGSSDAAMALAVNAIAEMQGGWALVDRGRVTATVRYEVGGLMTCRSPEALHEEMQALYKAGEAIEWMYEPTYSPRWWPGFPERLAFATLTCAPWRWVLVAPGPLAPQGFVNVQSGKTHPIVW; encoded by the coding sequence ATGGACAATAGCCATACCGACGATCTCTTTGTGACGGGAGAGGGCGAGGTTCGCGTGCGTCAGCGGCTGGCACTCGTCGCGCTCGGCAAGCGGGCAGCAGACCGGAGGTTACGCGTAGGCCGGTTGCTCGACGTGCACGGTCGCGAGTGGCTTGATGACCAGGAGATCATCATCTCCGGCCGAAGAATCGCCTATGTCGGTCCTGCGGGTACTTGGCCCGGCGAAGCGGCCGAGGATGTCCATGAACCGCACCTGTCCGCAGTCCCGGGCTTCGGGGAGGTGCACAAGCATATCGAAAGCTCGCACCTCACGCCCGAATATGAGGCCGCCATGGTGCTGCCGCGCGGCAATACATGGACCTGCGAGGCGAGCCATGAATTCTCGAACGTCGATGGGCCTCACAATCTCGAGTTCTGGATGACGGCGCGCCATCACGGGTCACCGCTGAAGATCTTCCCTCTGCCCGGCTCTGCCGTTCCGCCGACAGCCTACGAAACGGGAGGTGGTTATTTCGGCCACGCGGAGCAGCAGGATTTCCTGCGCCAAAGCCTGATGGTCGCAGGTCTCGATGAGGTGATGGACTGGCCCTCGGTCTGGAATCCGGAGAATCCCTCCTATGAGCGGCTCTGGGGGATGATCCGTGCAACCTTCGAAAATCGCGGTGTCGTTGAAGGTCATGCGGCGGGCATGCGGGCCTTGCCTGAGATCAACGCCTTCGCTGCCGCCGGAATGGCTTCCGATCATGAGGCATGGACGCCGGAAGAGGTACTGGACAAGCTGAGGCGCGGCCTGTTTGTCGAAATTCGCCCCCACTCGCTGCCGGACATTATCAAGGCGCTGTTGGCGCGCGGACAATCCGACTGGTCTCAATTCGCCTTCTGCACGGATGACCGCTCCTGTTCGGACACGCTGAAGCTCGGGGCAACGGACTACAATGTGCGTCTGGCCATCGAAAGCGGCCTCCCGCCCGAGATCGCCATTCAATGTGTCACAATCAACCCGGCACGGCATATGCGGCTGACGCCCTGGGTGGGCTCAATAGCACCTGGTCGGTTTGCCGATATTGTTCTTCTCGATGATGTGCAGACGCTATCGATCGCCAAGGTATGGGCGGATGGCAAGCAGGTCTCGGAAGGCAAGACATATCTGCCCGATGTCCCTGAGATCGACTGGCCGGATTGGGCGCGCCAGACCGTGAACATTGGCCGCCCGGTCACGGCGCAAGATTTTGCGATCGCGGCAGAACCCGGACGAGCGACCATGAAGGCCGCACTCCTGCGCCCCTTTCACTGGCATGACGACTTCATAACGATGGAACTTCCCGTCGAGAAGAATGAAGTGCAGCGCGACGCGAGCCGCAACGTCACCAAGTTCGCCGTCGTGGACCGCTATTCCGGCGAGACGAATGTCGGCAGGATGTTCTGGCTCGGCACCGGACCGTCGACGCCGGATTGTGCGCTGGCCTGCTCGATGGGCCATGACAAGCATAACATCTGGGTCGTGGGTTCGTCGGATGCCGCCATGGCTCTCGCCGTCAACGCCATCGCCGAGATGCAGGGCGGCTGGGCGCTTGTCGATCGTGGGCGCGTGACGGCAACCGTACGCTACGAGGTCGGCGGACTGATGACCTGCCGGTCACCGGAAGCCCTGCATGAAGAGATGCAAGCTCTCTACAAGGCCGGCGAAGCAATAGAGTGGATGTACGAACCGACCTATTCGCCGCGCTGGTGGCCGGGCTTTCCCGAGCGATTGGCTTTTGCGACATTGACCTGCGCGCCATGGCGCTGGGTGCTGGTAGCACCCGGACCGCTTGCACCGCAGGGCTTCGTCAATGTCCAGTCAGGCAAGACCCATCCCATCGTCTGGTGA